The Ischnura elegans chromosome 1, ioIscEleg1.1, whole genome shotgun sequence genome contains a region encoding:
- the LOC124167822 gene encoding uncharacterized protein LOC124167822, which produces MVKKINAGTYWTPLPDVVAYEASLPRLNKVKWGREFTRFTPKEHDCESRDDICSAIHTLDITMTKLQTVLTDLNLTPKYLKIGNKREKRGLDFLGAAFRWCCGVATEKQFKSVERNVDTYQQKLSEFGNALQKEHNYLLDATQNIRNYSKEMEKSFDELQKHVIRVEQGMNMRLFEGEAKHFRDLIRVVGTSMGTQATLINTIKENEALHYCRNNLFPISLVKLSDLQDDLNNLNNKLNPLGYELAQKEVTELMTMKIAQCTLREGELLIRFATPFGWKNETCVILHNVVYAAVDGGRLRTLSGPAMHDCRPFEDKLCFLPRFHGDTSHGPQCALTMFKGATAKQLNEACTLRCHPGQSTIITEVAFEKYVITHPPPQLK; this is translated from the exons ATGGTTAAGAAAATCAATGCAGGCACTTACTGGACACCGTTGCCCGACGTAGTAGCATATGAGGCATCCTTGCCCAGATTGAATAAAGTTAAATGGGGACGTGAATTTACGAGATTTACACCAAAGGAACATGATTGTGAAAGTCGGGATGATATTTGCTCTGCCATACATACTTTGGATATTACGATGACCAAGCTACAGACTGTTTTAACGGACCTCAATTTAACACCGAAATATTTAAAGATTGGTAacaagagagagaaaagaggatTGGACTTTTTGGGTGCCGCGTTTAGATGGTGCTGTGGGGTTGCTAccgaaaaacaatttaaatcagTAGAACGAAATGTAGACACGTACCAACAGAAATTATCAGAATTCGGGAATGCATTACAGAAAGAACATAACTATCTGTTAGACGCAACTCAGAATATACGAAATTATtccaaagaaatggaaaaatcatttgatgaATTGCAGAAACACGTCATACGAGTCGAGCAGGGGATGAACATGAGATTATTTGAGGGTGAGGCTAAGCACTTTCGCGACCTCATTAGAGTAGTTGGTACTAGTATGGGCACCCAGGCAACATTAATAAATACCATTAAAGAAAATGAGGCTCTCCACTATTGCCGAAACAATCTTTTTCCTATCTCTCTGGTAAAACTTTCAGACTTACAAGATgatttaaataacttaaataacaaattaaaCCCTTTAGGCTACGAATTAGCACAAAAAGAAGTTACCGAACTGATGACAATGAAAATAGCCCAATGCACGTTACGAGAAGGCGAGTTATTAATTAGATT TGCCACACCTTTCGGTTGGAAAAACGAAACCTGTGTAATCTTGCACAACGTAGTCTATGCAGCAGTAGATGGGGGAAGGCTGCGGACACTTTCGGGACCCGCGATGCATGACTGCCGTCCATTTGaagataaattatgttttttacctAGATTCCATGGGGACACCTCACATGGTCCCCAATGCGCTCTGACGATGTTCAAAGGAGCAACAGCGAAACAATTAAACGAGGCGTGCACTCTCCGCTGTCATCCAGGTCAGAGTACCATTATTACTGAGGTTGCATTTGAAAAATACGTAATAACCCATCCACCCCCTCAATTAAAGTAA